One region of Thiorhodovibrio frisius genomic DNA includes:
- a CDS encoding helix-turn-helix domain-containing protein — translation MNRVVPCHNPAPVLMANAPARLIQRARQAMGLTQRELGERVGLPQSTMSRIENGDTVLEPAVLAQLAAVLEIGSQGLRTLLDGVSQDSWRQWVWLSRRPPKEKLLLLALIDGVSGEATLQQLEDLTGFTIGTLRAAIEGLAREGLIQLTTDARRQGTSVVLMTQQPERLAA, via the coding sequence ATGAATCGAGTTGTTCCTTGTCATAACCCGGCGCCGGTGCTGATGGCCAACGCACCTGCCCGCTTGATTCAGCGTGCACGCCAGGCCATGGGGTTGACCCAACGGGAATTGGGTGAGCGGGTTGGTTTGCCGCAATCGACCATGTCGCGGATCGAGAACGGCGATACCGTCCTGGAGCCGGCGGTGCTGGCCCAACTGGCGGCGGTCCTGGAGATCGGCAGTCAGGGGTTACGCACCCTCTTGGATGGCGTCAGCCAGGACAGTTGGCGGCAGTGGGTGTGGTTGTCGCGACGCCCGCCCAAGGAGAAGCTGCTGTTGCTGGCGCTGATCGATGGGGTCTCGGGGGAGGCGACCCTGCAGCAGCTTGAAGACTTGACCGGGTTCACCATCGGCACCCTGCGCGCAGCCATTGAGGGGCTGGCGCGGGAAGGGTTGATTCAACTGACCACGGATGCTCGCCGTCAGGGGACATCGGTCGTTTTGATGACACAACAACCCGAGAGACTAGCCGCATGA
- a CDS encoding Crp/Fnr family transcriptional regulator codes for MSKASITTLHPTPARLSQVQRRLKPYCQVTELMAGDLLDPTITHRCIGFVHMGQLQLTWRAGEDRNGLSMHAVDPGHGFGGNNWLFDEPPRTLYYQANRLTRVLTIEVEHLRTLLAEELIDLNQPLRDEMLHSYARCWLYLAERHHRAHAAPTEERLLDALHEAAAWSSAMSHPEGTLVKAGREILAQRVGCARVTVSRALSRLVADGRVRLEGRRILLLGHQGRGEAA; via the coding sequence ATGAGCAAAGCAAGCATTACCACCTTGCATCCGACGCCCGCGCGCCTGAGCCAAGTGCAGCGCCGGCTCAAACCCTATTGCCAGGTGACCGAGTTGATGGCCGGCGACTTGCTTGATCCCACGATCACCCACCGCTGCATTGGCTTCGTGCACATGGGGCAGTTGCAGCTCACTTGGCGGGCTGGCGAGGACCGAAACGGTTTGAGCATGCATGCGGTCGATCCGGGACATGGGTTCGGCGGCAATAATTGGCTATTTGACGAGCCGCCGCGAACTCTCTATTACCAGGCCAATCGTCTGACGCGGGTATTGACGATCGAGGTCGAGCACTTGCGAACGCTCTTAGCCGAGGAGTTGATCGATCTTAATCAGCCATTGCGCGATGAAATGCTCCACTCCTATGCGCGCTGCTGGCTCTATCTTGCCGAGCGTCATCATCGTGCGCACGCGGCGCCGACCGAGGAACGACTGCTCGACGCGCTGCACGAGGCCGCCGCTTGGTCGTCGGCCATGTCGCATCCGGAGGGCACGCTGGTCAAGGCAGGGCGCGAAATTCTCGCCCAGCGTGTCGGCTGCGCCCGGGTGACGGTCAGCCGGGCGTTGTCGCGGTTAGTTGCCGATGGTCGGGTGCGTCTCGAAGGCCGCAGAATCCTGCTACTCGGGCATCAAGGACGCGGGGAGGCGGCTTGA
- a CDS encoding TraU family protein, which translates to MNRSSLYLLAGLALLISVTAPTEAEDATCPDAELLSEKLITDVCWSCLFPVRIAGVPIGGGHIPAGATDQVVCVCPDPLGVPKPGFTIGLWEPARIIEMVRNPTCAPSLGGIRLPFGDVRLLGSGGHSEEDSSDTAFYNVHVYAFPLLVMLDLLYDDRCNPDGFSELDILHFSELDPTWNNSELAFFTHPEAAWLTSPPALAACLADGVSATAGTPLDELFWCAGTWGLLYPFAGAQPTLGSRPRATSLSATRTMAALHRRGFARRTMGDGALCKAPIAPFLPKSQYKFSMFYPLPEANGSHVIGESPFRWGSHRTYPGPGEDHLYILWRWQDCCATF; encoded by the coding sequence ATGAATCGCTCCTCCCTGTATCTTCTCGCTGGCCTTGCGCTGCTAATCAGCGTCACCGCTCCAACCGAAGCCGAAGACGCCACCTGCCCGGATGCCGAGTTGCTGAGCGAGAAGCTCATCACCGATGTCTGTTGGTCGTGCCTGTTCCCGGTGCGCATCGCCGGGGTGCCCATTGGCGGGGGCCACATTCCCGCTGGCGCGACCGATCAAGTGGTTTGCGTCTGTCCCGATCCGCTCGGCGTTCCCAAGCCCGGGTTCACCATCGGGCTATGGGAACCGGCGCGCATTATCGAGATGGTGCGCAATCCCACCTGTGCGCCCTCCCTGGGCGGCATTCGGCTGCCATTTGGCGATGTGCGCTTGCTCGGTAGCGGCGGTCATAGCGAGGAGGACAGCAGCGACACGGCCTTCTACAACGTCCATGTCTATGCCTTCCCGCTGCTGGTGATGCTCGACCTGCTCTACGACGACCGCTGCAATCCGGACGGCTTCAGCGAGCTGGATATCCTGCACTTCTCGGAGCTCGATCCGACCTGGAACAACTCCGAACTGGCGTTCTTCACCCATCCCGAAGCGGCCTGGCTGACCTCGCCGCCGGCTCTGGCTGCCTGCCTGGCCGATGGCGTCTCGGCGACGGCCGGCACGCCATTGGATGAGCTCTTCTGGTGCGCCGGCACCTGGGGCTTGCTCTATCCCTTCGCCGGAGCGCAGCCGACGCTGGGTTCCCGGCCCCGTGCCACCTCGCTGTCGGCCACCCGCACCATGGCGGCGCTGCATCGGCGGGGATTTGCCCGACGCACCATGGGCGACGGAGCGCTGTGCAAGGCGCCCATCGCGCCCTTCCTGCCCAAGAGCCAATACAAATTCTCCATGTTCTATCCGCTGCCGGAAGCCAACGGCAGTCATGTGATTGGCGAGAGTCCCTTCCGCTGGGGCAGTCATCGCACCTATCCCGGTCCGGGTGAGGATCATCTTTACATTCTCTGGCGATGGCAGGACTGCTGTGCGACCTTCTGA
- the traN gene encoding conjugal transfer mating pair stabilization protein TraN translates to MKSHSSQQAHPRSPAYRLLASVVSLAVAWTPWALVWGDDLADLGREGQAFGSAQSAGFVVPELHGGALALPGHDALAIEGLFPGASAGSAADFSAFYGNAAGLGAQGQAVQADLLQTDSAHGSAFDSLHGSFGVSDIDLRQDALWSQSDTLLSDMAGMTETFTDCAVESRFATGTRTVHLPEIETCQVVEQGGSCLIRHAYTLPPAETSVSVSGEAALHSCGNGCLEVVFDVAGTDPKPSCPTCLFPPPRTFGFAITEPERVERIGVSVTAGDADFGAICGADCTLTAREQSWEVTFPGYHDADSSQTLGDAITRQALSDRNLTNALRRGGHFQVANAARVQTDAGQWFVAEGPVQIRVRINLTPRPLTDQGWDAAPACIHLAETMRPGGFCNGTAACSGAPPLDAAGCYSALGVRICPSDFAANPVPWLNPFCRELAIESECSGFNSGPMSCWTDPQGETHCPYNPGDIADDCATLAGDPRCQFQESVCVEGARDPHGLCYVTESRYDCGTDTEIPAITRQTEMACAGPVRCLGDDCLDLTYEQSDDFAEAAAALQAAEFVLLDSNCTAPGQCEVFAGEAAQCKQAVGGVVDCCETPQGISLVDYIQLMFMVTKVDAAIMASESGSTLRGSWEVLRDPLVDSWDAVTDAFTTAANNLMGKTAASASEGAARLSLDAAKQAIMRQTVQWVANVFGDAAANALFVTSGGGPAVVGGSVQAGQLQLGGLLGTTLSWIMTAYMIYTVVMILIRIIWKCEQDEFELGAKRELRSCHYVGSYCKTDFLGLCIEKRKSYCCFNSPLGRIINEQARAQTGHGWGSAKSPDCSGLSLQELESLDWERIDLSEWLAILAESGQYPTAANLDIETLTGTGSELNAGARADAAERSVSRAQGLDGGDIVHDAAGTLREQIQADLP, encoded by the coding sequence TTGAAATCTCATTCATCGCAACAGGCCCACCCGCGCTCGCCAGCCTATCGCCTGCTGGCGTCCGTTGTCAGTCTGGCCGTGGCCTGGACGCCCTGGGCCTTGGTCTGGGGTGATGATCTGGCTGATCTGGGGCGCGAGGGACAGGCGTTTGGGTCCGCGCAAAGCGCCGGCTTCGTGGTGCCCGAACTCCATGGGGGCGCGCTGGCTTTGCCAGGTCATGATGCGCTCGCCATCGAAGGCCTGTTCCCCGGCGCATCTGCCGGATCAGCGGCCGATTTCAGCGCCTTCTATGGCAACGCGGCTGGGCTCGGCGCCCAAGGGCAAGCGGTCCAGGCCGACCTGCTGCAGACCGATTCCGCCCATGGATCGGCCTTTGATAGCCTGCATGGAAGTTTCGGCGTCTCGGACATCGACCTGCGTCAGGATGCACTCTGGTCGCAAAGCGACACATTGCTCTCCGACATGGCCGGCATGACCGAGACCTTCACCGACTGCGCCGTTGAATCGCGGTTTGCCACCGGCACGCGCACGGTCCATCTCCCCGAGATCGAGACCTGTCAGGTGGTTGAGCAAGGGGGCTCTTGCCTAATCCGGCATGCCTATACATTACCGCCGGCGGAAACAAGCGTGTCCGTCTCCGGGGAGGCCGCGCTGCATTCCTGCGGCAATGGCTGTCTGGAGGTCGTCTTCGATGTCGCGGGCACCGATCCGAAACCCTCCTGTCCGACCTGCTTATTTCCGCCGCCACGAACCTTCGGTTTCGCCATCACGGAGCCCGAGCGCGTCGAGCGGATTGGCGTGTCGGTCACCGCCGGGGACGCGGATTTCGGCGCCATCTGCGGCGCGGATTGCACCCTCACCGCCAGGGAGCAGTCCTGGGAAGTGACCTTCCCCGGCTATCATGATGCCGACAGCAGCCAGACGCTCGGCGACGCTATCACACGACAAGCCCTGTCGGACCGAAACCTCACCAACGCTCTGCGCAGGGGCGGTCACTTCCAGGTCGCCAACGCCGCGCGCGTCCAGACCGACGCCGGTCAGTGGTTCGTCGCTGAAGGCCCGGTCCAGATCCGCGTGCGGATCAATCTGACACCCCGGCCACTGACCGACCAGGGCTGGGATGCCGCTCCCGCCTGCATCCACCTCGCTGAGACCATGCGACCGGGGGGATTCTGCAACGGCACGGCCGCCTGCTCGGGCGCGCCGCCGCTGGATGCCGCCGGCTGCTACAGCGCGCTCGGCGTGCGCATTTGCCCCTCGGACTTCGCCGCCAATCCCGTCCCCTGGCTCAACCCCTTCTGCCGCGAGCTGGCCATCGAATCGGAATGCTCCGGCTTCAATAGCGGCCCGATGTCCTGCTGGACCGATCCCCAGGGCGAGACCCACTGTCCCTATAACCCCGGCGACATCGCCGATGACTGCGCCACGCTGGCCGGTGATCCCCGTTGTCAGTTCCAGGAATCCGTCTGCGTCGAAGGCGCCCGCGATCCTCATGGACTGTGCTATGTCACCGAGTCGCGCTACGACTGCGGCACCGACACCGAGATTCCGGCCATCACTCGCCAGACCGAGATGGCCTGCGCCGGCCCGGTGCGCTGTCTCGGCGATGATTGCCTGGACCTGACCTATGAGCAGTCCGACGACTTCGCCGAGGCCGCCGCCGCGCTGCAGGCCGCGGAGTTCGTGCTGCTCGATTCCAACTGCACCGCGCCGGGTCAGTGCGAGGTCTTCGCCGGCGAGGCGGCGCAGTGCAAGCAGGCCGTCGGCGGGGTGGTGGATTGCTGCGAGACGCCCCAGGGCATTTCCCTGGTGGATTACATCCAGCTGATGTTCATGGTCACCAAGGTCGATGCCGCCATCATGGCCTCGGAATCCGGCTCGACCCTGCGCGGCAGTTGGGAGGTGCTGCGCGATCCGCTGGTGGATAGCTGGGATGCGGTGACCGATGCCTTCACCACGGCGGCCAACAATCTGATGGGCAAGACGGCCGCCTCGGCCAGCGAAGGGGCTGCCAGGCTGTCACTGGATGCTGCCAAGCAGGCCATCATGCGCCAGACCGTGCAGTGGGTGGCGAACGTCTTCGGCGATGCTGCAGCCAATGCGCTCTTCGTCACCAGCGGTGGTGGGCCGGCGGTCGTCGGCGGCAGCGTGCAGGCGGGACAACTCCAGCTTGGCGGACTGCTTGGTACCACCCTCAGCTGGATCATGACCGCCTACATGATCTATACGGTTGTCATGATCCTGATCCGGATCATCTGGAAATGCGAGCAGGATGAGTTCGAGCTGGGAGCCAAGCGCGAACTGCGTTCCTGCCACTATGTCGGCAGCTACTGCAAGACGGATTTTCTGGGCCTGTGCATCGAGAAGCGCAAAAGCTACTGCTGCTTCAACAGCCCACTGGGGCGCATCATTAACGAGCAAGCACGGGCGCAGACAGGCCATGGCTGGGGCAGTGCCAAGAGTCCGGATTGCTCGGGGCTGAGCCTGCAAGAGCTGGAGAGTCTCGACTGGGAGCGGATTGATCTGTCCGAATGGCTGGCGATCCTCGCCGAGTCCGGGCAGTATCCAACGGCGGCAAATCTAGATATCGAGACCCTGACCGGCACCGGCTCGGAGTTAAACGCCGGCGCGCGGGCGGATGCGGCGGAGCGCAGTGTGTCACGTGCGCAAGGACTCGATGGCGGGGACATCGTCCATGATGCCGCCGGAACCCTGCGCGAGCAGATCCAGGCGGATCTGCCTTGA
- a CDS encoding TrbC family F-type conjugative pilus assembly protein, whose protein sequence is MRCSEMTRLVTNRQLGRVSILVVTVLAASIGQASNQQASSPGIDAELQAIHSRASEILSQVDGKRLPAWLQDANEQSAAYAIEAEAIAKGAGQFVGEGSCGSLPEMPGSITGTLTFTLFASRSLGDAQLRDLFLFASGQPETQILFRGIGEDESLLDFMASLKPLLQDIDPPPTVLLDPTPFREHDIESVPTLVATGPDGQELARVSGLASIHWLRSALDDGKTGDLGVRGPIREIAERDILELIHQRLARLDFKALGERAVARAFDHLPFEPLPAAGEDRERWIDPTVTAGADVHLPDGTLLVRAGDSVNPLDKVPFTQRLVIFDASDSRQVAFAHFLASEASDKPTTFLLTGAHRKGGWNALTRVMQQLERRVYLLTPEMRERFALERVPAIVDAVGRQFRVREVAMVGQVEPDIARSEME, encoded by the coding sequence ATGCGCTGTTCTGAGATGACGCGGCTGGTAACGAATAGACAGTTGGGACGGGTCAGCATCCTCGTTGTGACAGTGCTGGCCGCCAGCATCGGGCAGGCATCAAACCAGCAGGCGTCCTCGCCGGGAATCGACGCGGAACTGCAAGCCATCCATTCGCGGGCCTCCGAGATTTTGTCACAAGTCGATGGCAAGCGACTGCCAGCATGGTTGCAGGATGCCAATGAGCAGTCTGCCGCCTATGCCATCGAAGCGGAAGCGATTGCCAAAGGCGCTGGTCAATTTGTGGGGGAGGGGAGTTGTGGCAGCCTGCCGGAGATGCCCGGCAGCATCACCGGAACACTCACCTTCACCCTGTTCGCCTCCCGCTCCCTGGGCGATGCGCAACTGCGAGACCTGTTCCTGTTCGCATCCGGACAGCCCGAGACGCAAATCCTGTTTCGCGGGATCGGAGAGGACGAGTCCCTGCTGGATTTCATGGCGAGCCTGAAGCCGCTGTTGCAGGACATCGACCCGCCGCCGACAGTCCTGCTCGATCCAACGCCCTTTCGGGAGCATGACATCGAATCTGTCCCGACCCTGGTCGCGACCGGACCCGATGGCCAGGAACTAGCGCGCGTGTCTGGCCTGGCCAGTATTCATTGGCTGCGTTCCGCCCTGGACGACGGCAAGACCGGCGACCTGGGCGTGCGCGGCCCCATTCGGGAAATCGCCGAGCGGGATATTCTGGAATTAATCCACCAACGCCTGGCGCGGTTGGACTTCAAAGCCCTGGGCGAACGGGCGGTGGCGAGGGCGTTCGATCATCTGCCGTTCGAGCCCTTGCCCGCCGCCGGCGAAGACCGGGAACGCTGGATCGATCCGACCGTCACGGCGGGAGCGGATGTGCATCTCCCCGATGGCACGCTGCTGGTCCGAGCGGGGGATTCGGTCAATCCGCTGGACAAGGTTCCCTTTACCCAGCGCCTGGTCATCTTCGATGCATCCGATAGCCGCCAAGTCGCCTTCGCGCACTTCTTGGCCAGCGAAGCCTCGGACAAACCCACAACTTTCCTGCTGACTGGAGCCCACCGCAAAGGCGGCTGGAACGCGCTGACTCGGGTAATGCAACAGCTCGAGCGCCGGGTTTATCTGCTCACCCCGGAGATGCGTGAACGCTTCGCCCTGGAAAGGGTTCCCGCCATCGTCGATGCGGTCGGGCGGCAGTTCCGGGTGAGGGAAGTGGCGATGGTGGGGCAGGTCGAACCGGATATCGCCAGGAGCGAGATGGAATGA
- a CDS encoding DUF4007 family protein, translating to MRFGGHETFPVREGWLYNGLALLRDHPDRQADPFVADHLGVGRNMAKSIWHWLKVTRLVDVVREGQTSRLVVSDIGRCILKNDPYLLETGTWWALHANIATQTAHAVVWGWFFNEFAVDRFDRTLCLEQLVRKLQMVGARMPSRNTLSRDVQCLLQSYARPIPAEAEDPEDANESPFRDLGLMVHHRDTGTFSVQRGIKDIPPEIFGYIASLADPATGEQARNRIAMKDVLSAPRMPGRVLSLSGDALATLFQDAETTLGSSVLTVRAMGGERVVELYPFRPTAWLERLYRRVSSQ from the coding sequence ATGAGGTTCGGGGGTCACGAGACCTTTCCTGTCCGCGAAGGATGGCTTTACAACGGATTGGCCTTGCTCCGGGATCACCCGGATCGGCAGGCGGATCCGTTTGTCGCCGACCATCTCGGCGTGGGTCGCAACATGGCCAAGTCCATCTGGCACTGGCTCAAAGTCACACGACTGGTCGATGTCGTGCGAGAGGGACAAACGTCGCGCCTTGTTGTTTCGGATATCGGCCGCTGCATCCTGAAGAACGACCCGTACTTGCTCGAAACCGGTACCTGGTGGGCGCTACACGCCAATATCGCCACCCAGACCGCGCATGCGGTCGTGTGGGGGTGGTTTTTCAACGAGTTTGCCGTCGACCGATTTGACCGGACCCTGTGTCTTGAGCAGTTGGTGCGCAAACTGCAGATGGTTGGCGCGCGCATGCCAAGTCGAAATACGCTCTCCCGCGATGTGCAGTGCTTGCTCCAGTCTTATGCCCGGCCTATCCCCGCCGAAGCAGAAGATCCGGAGGACGCCAATGAGTCACCATTCCGTGATCTCGGCCTCATGGTGCATCACCGTGACACCGGCACGTTCTCAGTGCAGCGCGGGATCAAAGACATACCCCCGGAGATCTTTGGCTACATTGCCTCTCTCGCCGACCCCGCGACCGGCGAGCAAGCCCGCAACCGGATCGCCATGAAGGACGTCTTGAGTGCGCCGCGGATGCCTGGGCGCGTGCTAAGCCTCTCCGGCGACGCCCTCGCCACCCTCTTTCAGGATGCCGAGACAACGCTCGGCTCCTCTGTGCTGACCGTGCGCGCCATGGGCGGGGAGCGCGTCGTCGAGTTGTACCCGTTCAGGCCCACTGCATGGCTTGAGCGCCTCTATCGCCGGGTGTCTTCCCAATGA
- a CDS encoding lytic transglycosylase domain-containing protein, with amino-acid sequence MAAVSLAVLLISPVFGMEHPLQELGFERSLNQWELRRIWQQQTKVAKPSPGNPQETAKRPVPQIRRISAVALLKTISGSMKTRRDRYVAIILSEAKRQRVDPNLVHAVIQAESAYRPNAKSPAGACGLMQLMPATARRFGVRDIWDPKQNIGGGVAYLRFLLDRFAGDIPLVLAAYNAGEGAVAKHGNKIPPYRETREYVSRVIAAMG; translated from the coding sequence ATGGCGGCTGTTTCCTTGGCCGTGTTGTTGATCAGTCCCGTTTTCGGGATGGAACACCCGCTGCAAGAGCTGGGATTCGAGCGCTCGCTCAACCAATGGGAGCTGCGTCGGATCTGGCAGCAACAAACCAAGGTGGCCAAGCCTTCACCGGGCAATCCGCAAGAAACCGCCAAACGTCCAGTTCCGCAGATTCGTCGGATCAGCGCCGTCGCATTGCTGAAAACGATCTCAGGGTCGATGAAGACCCGGCGGGATCGCTATGTCGCGATCATTCTCTCCGAGGCCAAACGGCAAAGGGTCGATCCCAACCTGGTCCATGCTGTTATCCAAGCCGAGTCCGCCTATCGGCCAAACGCCAAGTCTCCGGCCGGTGCCTGCGGTTTAATGCAGTTGATGCCAGCCACGGCCCGGCGCTTCGGTGTGCGGGACATCTGGGACCCGAAGCAGAACATCGGCGGTGGCGTGGCGTATCTGCGGTTCCTGCTTGACCGTTTTGCGGGAGACATCCCGCTGGTGCTGGCCGCCTATAACGCCGGAGAGGGCGCGGTAGCGAAACACGGCAACAAGATTCCGCCGTACCGCGAGACGCGGGAGTATGTTAGCCGGGTGATAGCCGCCATGGGCTAG
- a CDS encoding DUF1845 domain-containing protein, which translates to MAQISQSNKHAFSKPVLDQTVTIHSQNAQYVLQRGRSFVLVVRALYAISVVLRIIGDDDDMDQIEALVSERIGAVAQRLTDEQARLKQLAEGEGGVPVPRYTNPREVRLQLSSPALAQYLRLIVRLDQALMLLDGLWFAGLISNKQRKDATHDLRRLVYGLGRELIDLERRARDSAVRRGQADALLAADADASGASIVTGSLVEVEKDAEGSDSSETDTEAEVASSSDKDDTTKDD; encoded by the coding sequence ATGGCCCAGATCTCTCAGTCAAACAAACACGCGTTCTCCAAACCGGTTCTCGATCAAACCGTCACCATTCATAGCCAGAACGCGCAGTATGTTTTGCAACGCGGACGCTCCTTTGTCTTGGTGGTGCGGGCACTCTATGCCATCTCGGTGGTGCTGCGCATCATTGGCGACGATGACGACATGGACCAGATCGAGGCCCTGGTCTCCGAGCGCATCGGGGCGGTCGCGCAGCGCCTCACGGACGAGCAGGCGCGGCTGAAGCAACTGGCCGAGGGCGAAGGCGGCGTGCCGGTGCCCCGCTACACCAACCCCCGCGAGGTGAGGCTGCAACTCTCCTCCCCGGCGCTCGCGCAATATCTGCGGTTGATTGTGCGTCTGGATCAGGCGCTCATGCTGCTCGATGGGCTGTGGTTCGCGGGGCTAATCTCGAACAAGCAGCGCAAGGACGCGACCCATGACCTGCGCCGGCTGGTCTATGGACTGGGGCGCGAGCTGATCGATCTGGAACGCAGGGCGCGGGACTCGGCGGTGCGGCGCGGTCAGGCGGATGCCCTGCTGGCGGCCGATGCTGACGCGAGCGGCGCGAGCATTGTCACGGGGTCTTTGGTGGAAGTCGAGAAAGACGCGGAAGGGTCGGATTCCAGTGAGACTGACACGGAGGCCGAGGTTGCTTCATCCTCCGACAAGGACGACACCACCAAGGACGACTAA
- a CDS encoding S26 family signal peptidase, which yields MSGSVPESRSQSQPSHEPWDRFAMKALLVLTAMLILIGYGCARYRIGIDDQVSQCLPPYRWYLIDTFDRQSIKRDQLRAFAATEVMAPYFRREQTIIKRVAGIPGDQVSVTAEGTSINGVMQPQSDPALAKALGLSVADFLIDQLAIPEGFLWVMGATRDSFDSRYWRLLPENQVIGRAYALF from the coding sequence ATGAGCGGTTCAGTGCCCGAATCCAGGTCTCAGTCGCAACCCAGCCACGAACCCTGGGACCGCTTTGCCATGAAAGCCTTGCTGGTGCTGACCGCCATGTTGATTCTCATTGGGTATGGCTGCGCGCGCTATCGCATCGGCATCGACGATCAGGTCAGCCAATGTCTGCCACCGTATCGTTGGTATTTGATCGATACCTTTGACCGGCAGTCCATCAAGCGCGATCAGCTCCGTGCCTTCGCGGCGACCGAGGTGATGGCGCCGTATTTCCGTCGCGAGCAGACGATCATCAAGCGGGTTGCCGGGATTCCGGGTGACCAGGTGTCGGTCACGGCAGAGGGAACGTCCATCAACGGCGTCATGCAGCCGCAGAGCGATCCGGCTTTGGCCAAAGCGCTGGGATTGTCCGTTGCAGATTTTCTGATTGATCAACTGGCGATCCCAGAGGGTTTTCTCTGGGTCATGGGCGCCACGCGCGACAGCTTCGACTCGCGTTACTGGCGCTTGCTGCCGGAGAACCAGGTCATCGGGAGGGCGTATGCGCTGTTCTGA
- a CDS encoding cysteine desulfurase family protein: MSSEVYFDNNATTPCLDAVIAAVSDALGTNFGNPSSAHCRGYMRQEALGAARAFVEDVLGAPAGSAIFTSGGTEANNLVVLGVLRQAQARTPEPIRLITSPVEHSSVTRVADALVTQGVTVDYLPVGSDGVVSTDELELLLARPAALVSLQWANSETGVVQLIDRVAAICRDAGTPLHCDAAQAVGKLPIDLSTLPIDYLTFTGHKLHAPPGIGVVIDTAQRLSQSLWYGGDQERGLRPGTQNLAAIIGLREALEIRSADLDASVDHLRTLRDRFERLILQRIPTANVNGLESPRVCNTSNVCFPGIEGQALVAQMSRRGVCCSQTSACTSHVPRPSSALLAMGLSEEDAFASVRFSFSVLNTDAEVQAVADLLSEVYRDLLRLST, encoded by the coding sequence ATGTCGTCCGAAGTCTACTTTGACAACAACGCAACGACCCCCTGCCTCGACGCGGTCATTGCGGCGGTGTCCGATGCACTCGGAACGAATTTCGGAAATCCATCAAGTGCGCATTGTCGTGGTTACATGCGACAGGAGGCCCTCGGAGCGGCCCGCGCTTTCGTAGAGGACGTCTTGGGTGCGCCGGCCGGATCGGCGATCTTCACTTCGGGGGGGACCGAGGCAAACAACCTCGTCGTTCTCGGCGTGCTTCGCCAAGCGCAGGCGCGAACTCCCGAACCGATACGACTGATCACATCCCCCGTTGAACACTCGTCCGTTACCAGAGTGGCCGATGCTTTGGTTACGCAGGGAGTCACAGTTGACTATCTACCGGTCGGCAGTGACGGCGTAGTCAGCACGGACGAACTCGAGTTATTGCTCGCCAGGCCCGCCGCACTCGTTTCGTTGCAGTGGGCGAACAGCGAGACGGGCGTGGTACAGCTGATCGATCGCGTTGCTGCGATCTGCCGCGACGCAGGGACGCCGCTTCACTGCGATGCCGCGCAGGCTGTAGGAAAGCTCCCTATTGATCTATCGACCCTTCCAATCGATTACCTCACGTTCACCGGGCACAAATTGCACGCGCCGCCCGGCATTGGGGTGGTGATCGACACAGCTCAGCGTCTCAGTCAGTCGTTATGGTACGGCGGCGATCAAGAGCGGGGCCTTCGCCCAGGCACCCAGAACTTAGCGGCGATTATCGGGCTGCGCGAGGCGCTGGAGATTCGCTCCGCAGATCTGGACGCCTCTGTCGATCATCTCCGAACACTCAGGGATCGTTTCGAGCGGTTGATTCTACAGCGCATTCCAACTGCAAACGTCAACGGGCTGGAGTCGCCGAGGGTTTGCAACACGTCGAACGTCTGCTTTCCTGGTATCGAGGGGCAGGCATTGGTTGCGCAGATGAGCCGCAGGGGGGTCTGCTGCTCCCAGACCTCGGCCTGCACAAGCCACGTGCCCCGCCCATCGTCGGCGCTGCTGGCCATGGGGCTCTCCGAGGAGGACGCCTTCGCGAGCGTGCGCTTTAGCTTCTCGGTCCTCAATACCGACGCAGAAGTGCAAGCCGTGGCCGACCTCCTCTCTGAGGTCTACCGCGACCTGCTGCGGCTTTCCACCTAG